The Cervus canadensis isolate Bull #8, Minnesota chromosome 21, ASM1932006v1, whole genome shotgun sequence genomic interval aataaataaatgaaattttaaaaaaacacaagaaaacccCAGTATACCACACAATGCATCTTGGCTAAACGTTACCATAGGTTATATCTGATTCTTTCTCACAGGCTCAGGACAGCCAAGGAGTGGAGGTGTGACCTAAGTTTGGCCATTACAGAGTCTTTTTCCAAATTCCTTTCGGCTTGCTTGTCACCAAAGATCCCTCAGTGAAAGAAGGACGCCCTTTGGATCAGACACAGTGCCAAAAGATAGATATCCAAAGTGTCCGAGGCAGCTTCAAGCCCTGCTCTCATAAAGCACTGTGTTTGGAAAGGCAAACACTGAATAAAGACAGAGTCAATGAGGGCTACAGAGGGAATTGCAGGGGCTTCTGGGTCCATCCAGCAGGGGCAATTACCTGGTCTGGGTGATCGAGCAGTCTTCACTGAACAGGCGATGAACACCAGCTGGGCAGAAAAGCACAGTACATCACTCCTGATAGAGGGTGAAGGATGGGCTTGGGGGGACTGGGGTGTGCTCAGGATATAGAAAGAAGGTGGAGGGGGCTGCAACATGAGGATGAGAAGGGAAGAACCAGTGGAGAGAGGCCTCATAAGCCATGACAAGCATTTAGGGTTTTAAGCCCAGAACTGTGGTAAAAGACAAATTTCTAAGACAAATTGATTCTGAGCATATGTTAACATTTACTAACTTAATAGTAAGGGAAAGAGCAAACTACAAAAGGGTGGGCTAGTCCTATGAGACCATGGAAAATGAGTTGATTTTATACAGTTGGGAAACGGAATTAATTAGGTAGAGTTTACTGTCTCACTACTCACAGTCATAAAAACACCAAGCTCCTATCAGTCATTACTAGGAGATCTGGAATATAATGGTCCAAGATGCCAGGTAGGCCAAATAACCACCTGAAATTGTGATAAAGCAAGACATCAAAGAAGCAAATGATAATGACACCTATGACTGTAAATAGGAATAATACATTCCCCAACAGTGGTAGctgattgttgttgttggtcagtcgctcagttgtgtctgaccatttgcaaccccatggacggcagcatgccaggcttccctgtccttgctatctcccagagtttgctcaaactcatgtccattgaatggatgatgccatccaaccatctcatcctctctcgtccccttctcctcctgccttcaatctttcctaggatcagggtctttttcaatgaatcagtactttgcatcaggtggccaaagtattggaccttcagcttcagcatcagtccttccaatggatatttaggactgatttcttttaggattgattggtttgatctccatgctgtccaaaggactctcaagactcttctccagcagtaGTTGATAGGTTCAATTAATATGCaaatatggggacttccctggtagtccagtggctaagactctgtgctcatATGGAGGGAGAGGGGTGGTGCCGggtggatccctggtcagggaactagatctcaaaTGTTACAACTGAAGATCCCGCatatcacaactaagacctgaagtgaaatgaaagtcgctagtcatgtccaactctttgcgaccaggccagaatactggaatgggtagcttttcccttctccagaggatcttcccaacccagggatcaaatccaagtctcccacatttcaggcagattctttaccagctgagccacaaggaaagccccaactaagacctggtgcagccaaataaatattaaaaacaaacaaacatggaaaTATAAAACTGCATCCAAGGAAGATGAGGAGCAGGGTCCAAATCACAGGTTCTGCTCTTTAACAGGAGTCATCATTGGGAATTTCTTAATTTGTAGACAAATTCTTTTATTTGACAAGTCATAGATTTGCATGAATGAAGTCTGATGGGATTTTTCATGTAATAAAAGTTCGGCCCTGGAGCCACTTCAAACCCATCCATCTGGCTTTTCAAGCATAGTAACCAGATGCGGTGGAAGTAACCCAATCTGAAAGCCAAAAAATCCCAGGGTCGGGTTCTGGCTTCTGCCATTGTGTCGTTCTGTGACTGTGGACAAGCAACTTACCCACTCTGGGCCTCAGTATCTGTGAAGTTAAACAGCTGCACTTCATGATTCCCAAGTGCCCTGCTGGATCTCTACTTCTAGGTTTCCAGACGAAATAGCTGGAACTGACCCCTTATGGCCGAGTTTTGGCTAGATCCAAATGGTCCCAAGACATGCCTGGCATCTTGGGAAGAGAGACAAGTAAGGGCTGTAAAGATCCAGGAGAACTTTTTGGAGGTGGTGAGGGATCCAGGAGGACCTCTTACAAGTGATGAGGCATGAGTCTAGCTTTAAATAGTGGAACTTCGGAGCAGCGCAGGGAAAAAAGCAGCATGCTGGGCAGGAAGAAAGTGGGTGTCCTAGACATCTCCAAACCCAACCTGCCAGAAACTCAACCTCCATCCCCAAACCGGAAGAAGAATTCCCTACTGTAAGAACGCCACGGCAAGAGAGCGCCGGAGTATCAAGAGGCTTTTATTGGGCAATCGCTCCTGGGCAGAGCTCCCAGGCGCGAGCAGGGGGAAAGCAGGAGTCTGCAACCTGTGGGAAGGGGTTGGGGGAACCTATATACCCTGGCAGCTGCGGACATGGCAGGACCTTTCCATATACAGTTAGGgtcgggctctagggtgctggcTGGACTTTTTGGTCTCGTGCCAGTTTTTGATTGGCCAGAGTCTTGGCGCCTTTGTGTCCATCAGTCTGCCTGGCAATGGGCCATTGATTGGTGGatgtctgtccctgggacttaTCCGGGACTTTCCAGCGGGGGCTTCTCTGTCAGCATTTTCCGGCTGGTGCTTTCCCGCCTGCAGTCAGCGTGACCTTTCATCCCGGCCTTTTTGCTATAGGACAAGGGGCAACGTTTGTCtcctggctacttcctgctgaacggGGGCAACGTGGGGGTCAGGGCCGGTCGGGACGAAAGGTCGGCTTATGCAGGATTGTGAGGTGGTTCTATGTCTTCTTGATTGAGTTGAGTGTAAGCTGTTAGTATCATGGCCCGTCCGGTTGCGGACTGCGCTATTTCTTGGACCCTGCGAGAAACAAGttggaggaggcaggggcctATGGTGAGGCCCATAACCAGCAGGAGTATAGGGCCTAGAAGGGGCAAGAGGTATGGGAGTAAACCATTGAGTCCAGTCCAGAGGGGGCTCTCCTGGAGCTGTCTGCGCCTTTGTTCCAGGTCGTCCTGTAGCTCCTTAATCTTAGTCCGGACTATTCCGGATCGGTTGGCATAGAAGCAGCATCTTTCCTGTAAGAAAAGGCATGTGCCGCCCTCTTGGGCGGTGAGGAGGTCTAGCCCACGTCTATTTTGGAGGACAACTTCTGGTAGAGAATCTATTTGCCCCTGAGGTTCTAACATGGTGTCAGCCACATGTTGGACATCTGCTATGATCTGTTGGGAGAGCTTGGCGTATGTATGCTGTGAGAGGCCGATCCCTGCTGCCCCTGCCGCTAAGCTGGTGGATAAGCCCAGTCCCACCAGTAGGGGTACCATTTGGATAGCTCGCTTTTTTTTTCCGGCCACATGGTCTAGAGTGGGTATGGGGACGGGTTCTTTTCCTGATATCAGGTTAATGTCTGGGAGCAGGACTGCGAGTACGCAGGTTCCAGTCCAGTTTGTAGGGAGGAAAGTATAGGCCAGGTTTCCTCCACAAAGACCAGGGGATGAGGGGCGCATATTGAGGTGGTGATGTTCTGTATTGTGGTGCAGCTGGCAAAGTCTCCCACCCCCACGTCTAGAGTTGTCTCATTGTCTGTTATTTGGCCTCTTGGGCAGTATCCTATTGAGGCTTCTATCGGTTGTACCAGCAAGGGTGGTGTCACTTTACACGCTGCTGGGTCTACAGAGGTGTTGACCGGTTGGGAGAGGTTGGCCGGCACGGCTAGCGGGTGAGGGGTTCCTACGGCTAGGCATATCCAGCAATCTTGGGCCCACTCGGGGCTGGACTGATTTAGGGTGTTCCATGTTAGCTGTATTAAGTGTGTAGTTGCTGGGTCTAGTTGTAGAGGGCCCTGCCGATCAGGCAGGGCCAGGGGATGGTAATGGACTTTTGGAAAGTAATGGTCCATTACTTCTTGGAGTCTTTGTTGGGCTTGTTCTCTTCGTGCCATATCCTGGACCCCTCCTCCATCTGAGACGTGTATGGGTGCCTTTAGGTTCCAGCAGACCTCTTTACCTGCCTTATTTGGGCACGCAGGTGAGGAAGGGCCTGGGCATGATGTACCCAGGAAGTGTCCTGTTTGTGTTGCAGTCCAATAAGTCTTATTTtttgggcccctgcattggcgtGCCTGTTCCTTAAGGTAGCATAGAGAGTGGAGAGTTTCCTGGTATTCTAAGCAAGAGCAGTTCTTGAGCTGACCTGGGGGCAGGGGTTCTGGGGTCTGGATGGTGTTAACGCATTGCcatgaattggcttttccaaTGTGTGAGTATCCATTTGAGGAAGACTCATATCCCGACCCTATAAAGTTGTAAGCCATTTTGTCCCCACAGTTGACTGATTGGACATGTCTGACCCTTCCCTCAGGATATTGGGAGAGAGTCCCCCCGGCGCAGTCACAAGGCTTTCCCATTTGCCTGGCCAGGATTTGCCTCGTTTTAGCTGGGTCATCAAATCCCCCGTAGGTCTGACCAAGGAGAACAAGCAATAGGAGGGTACCTGTCATTCTTTGGCCACTGGTGGGAAGGGGGTCTGGGAGATTTTTAGTTTTGTGGGCCCTGTTAGAGAGGACTGGTATGTGTGTCCTGGCGAAGCCTTTGGACCCGAGTCTAAGCCTGGATCTCTTTCTGGAAGGCCTGAGGGGGCTCGTTTGAGCCTGGTCACGTGGTACCAGGGTTGGAGGCCTGAGAGCTTGGCTGCAGTGGGGGTGGTCAGGACTACTGTGTAAGGACCCGTCCAACGAGGTTTGAGGGGCCCGGGAGACAGGGTCCTGAGTAGCACCTGGTCCCCGGGCGACAGCGGTCTGATGGAACCGTCACCTTCTCCAGGTTGTGGCAGGACCCGATCTGCGTGTTCCCTGAGTAAGGCGGGCAGGCGGGTGAAGAGGGGCAGATAATTGGCCAGGGGAGGTGGTTTTTCTGGGGGCAGATGGGTCAGCAGGTAGGGCCTGCCGTACAGCAGTTCGAAGGGGGTCAAACCTGTCTTTGAGTGCGGTGTTGTGCGGATGCGGGTGAGAGCCAAGGGGAGGAGGTCGACCCAGGAGAGCCGCACTTCTGAGGCGAGCTTAGCGAGATGGGCTTTGAGGACCCCATTGGCCCGTTCTACCTTACCCGATGACTGGGGTCGGTACGGGATGTGAAGATGCCAGGTGATGTTGAGGGCTGCAGCTACCTGCTGGGTTATCTGCGAAACAAAAGCAGGTCCGTTATCGGATTGGAGGGAGCTAGGGAGTCCGAACTGGGGGATGTGTTTGACCAGCGTTTCGGATACTATTGCGGCCGTTTCGCAGAAGGTGGGGAAGGCCTCGACCCATCCTGAGAATGTGTCCACGAGTACCAGCAGATAACAATAAGCCCGGTGTCTGGGCATGTGAGTGAAGTCCACTTGCCAATCTTGACCGGGCAGATGTCCTCTCAGCTGGTGGGTTTCCTGGGGGGGCCGGAGCCCTCCTTGAGGAGAGATCGTTGCGCAGCTCAGACAGGAGCGATGTACGGTCTGGATGGCCTGTCTAAGGTGAAGAGGGGAGAAGAGCGGGCTAAGGAAAGTTAAGAGAGCTCACGGTCCGATATGGAGGGTGTCATGGATCTGCTTTATTGATGGTGATGGCTTGTTGTTCAGGGAGGACCAGTTTTTCGTGGAGGGTGATCCATCCAGAAGGATCTGTTTGTGTCCCCTCCTGGGCGAGTAGAGCTCTGGTTTCTGCCTTGGTGTATTTAGGGGTAAAGGAAGTTTCCAGGACCAGTAGAGGGACCGCCTCTTGCTGCAGGGCGGTTTGCCGGGCCACTTGGTCAGCCAAATTATTACCCTGGGCTATTTCATCGCGAGCTTCCTGGTGTCCCCGGCAATGTAAGATGGCTACTTATTTTGGCAGGGGGATGGCCTCTAGTAGTCTGGTAATATGGGAGGCATTACATATTGGGGAGCCCTTAGTTGTGAGAAAGCCTCTCTCTTTCCAGATTGCCGCGTGTGAGTGGGCGATTAGGAAAGTGTACTTAGAGTCTGTGTAGATATTGGCCCTTTTGTTTCTTGCTAGGTGTAGGGCTCGGGTCAATGCAGTTAGTTCTGCCTTTTGGGAAGTTGTTCCTAGTGGGAGGGGTTGGGCCTCAAGGACTTTCTGTAGGGTGACTACAGCGTAGGCCGCTGCCCGGCACCCATCTGGGTCCTTTTTGGAACTCCCGTCAACAAACATGGTTATATCGGGATCCAGCAGTGGCTCTGCAAAGAGGTTTGGAGGTGGCTGTGTCAGAGAGTCCAAGATCTCGATACACTGGTGAGCAGGGACTCTTGACGAAATCGGGAGAGAGGGAAGCGCAGATAGCGGGTTCAGCTGGGAACTACGTCCCACGGTGACCTGCGGGTTGTCTAGGAATATTAAGTGGAACTGCTGTAGTCTGGAGTcactgaggtcagagaggaaTCTGGAAGCCAAGAGGTCACTGAGGTGGTGAGGGGAGGAAATGGCTAGAGGTTGATTTTGAAGTAACTTTTTTGTGTCCATGTAAACCGCTGCTGCCGCTGCCAATGCCCATAGGCAGGGGAACCACCCCCTGGCAGTGGGGTCTAGTTGTTTGGAGATGAAGGCGACAGGCAGCACCCCAGAGCCCACCGGCTGTACCAGGGCCCCAAAGGCTATTCCCCCCTTTTCATCAGTATAGAGATGACATGGGTAGTTTGGATtaggcagggagaggggagcgGCAGATGTCAGAGCAGACTGTAACGTGAGAAAGGCTCGGGTGACCTCGTTTTGTGAAGAGAGTGGCCCCTGTGAGGTTTCCTTCGCTGCTGTATAGAGGGGTCTTGCCAGTGAGGCATAGTTGGGAACCCAATGGCAGAAGAATCCCGCCAGGCCCAGGAAAGACAGGATTTGGTCTCCGCTAGTTGGAGGCTGGAAAGACCGGAGGAGTTGCCAATGGTCTGTTGTGAAGGCCTTGGTGGTGGGGGTAATTTGTAATCCCAGGTAAGTAACTGAGGACTGGGTGAGTTGGGCCTTTGACTGTGAGGCCCGGTATCCTCTGGAGGCCAGGAAGTTAAGGAGAGCTGTGGTGTGTTGTTTTGAGAGATCTTTGGAAGGGCTACATAGTAAGAGGTCATTTACATATTGGAGCAGGGTACTAGGGCTAAGAGGTCAGAGGGCCAGGTGCCGGGCCAGGGCCTGGCCGAAGTAATGAGGGTTATCTCAAAACCCCTGAGGCAGGACCGTCCACGTGAGTTGAGTGGCCTGTCTGGTGTCAGGATCAGTCCAGGTGAAGGCGAACAGAAATTGACAGTCTGGGTGGATTGGGATGGAAaagaatgcatctttgagatTGATTACCGTGAAGTGGGTGGTGCCCGTGGGTATATGGGACAATAAAGGATAAGGGTTGGGGACCAGTGGGTGTGTAGGGACAACGGCCTTGTTGATAAGCCGGAGGTCTTGGACTAGTCGGTAGGCTCCTGAGGCCTTACGGACCGGAAGGATGGGGGTATTACATGGGGACGAGGTGGGGACCAGTAGGCCCTGTCCCAGGAGGTGGTCAATGATTGGCTTAAGCCCTCAAAGGTTGGGCTGGGACAGGGGGAACTGGGCCCGAGCCGGAAAACAGGTGGGGTCTTTTAGGTGGATGAGGACTGGGGGTTGGTGTTGGGCAATTGTTGGGATCTTGGTGTCTCAAACCTGGGGATCTATTTGGGAGCTAGAGGACCCGGTGAGTAGCAGTAGGAATCTGCCTGTGGAAGGGAAAGGCCCTGGGGCTAGGTGAAGTGTGGCCTTGAGTTTTGTTAGAATATCTCTCCCTAGCAGAGGGGTCGGACAGGAGGGAATAACTAGAAAGGAGTGGGTGAATAGGCAATTGTCTAATTGGCAGTTTAAGGGCTTGGCCTCTAAAGGCTGTGACGGCTGGCCGTCAATTCCCATTACCGAGACCCGGGAAGGACGCAAGGTGCCTCCGAAAGAGGGAAGGACCGAATAGGTAGCCCCCGTGTCAACCAAGAAGTCGATGGACTTACCCGCTATCTGGAGCATTACCCTGGGCTCGGCTTGGGTTATCGGGGTTCCCGAGTCTGGGCGGCTTCAGTCTTCATCGAAGGTCAGCAGTTGTAGGGCGGAATCTGGGCTCGGAGTCATCCTGGGTCACTCTGGTCCCTTACCCCCTGGGGTCAGGGCCCGAGAGGCCGAGGGACAGTCACTTGCCCAGTGCCCGCGTTGCCTGCACTTTGGGCAGGGCCTTGTGGGCGGTCTTGGGTTAGGACACATTTTGGCCCAGTGTCCCTCTTTGCCACATTTGAAGCAGGCCCCCGGTGGGGGTTTTTGTGGGCCCGAGCCTGTTGCTGGCCGCAGGGCTGCTATCAGAGCCTGGGTTTGTTGGTTGAGGAGGCTGGCCTGGAGTTCGGCCTTTTGTCTCAGTCTGGCTTTACGACTAGCCTCTGCAGTCTCTTCCCGGGCATTGTAAACTTTAAAGGCCATTTTTACCAGGTCTCGTATGGGAGTCTGAGGGCTGTCCTCAGCCTTGGCCAGTTTTTTTCGGAGGTCGGGGGTGGATTGGGAGATAAAATAATTGGCCAGAGTGACTGCTCCAGCTGGGGACTCTGGAGCCAGTCGGGTATATTGGATAAGGGCCTCTGTCAGCCTATTTAAGAACATAGCGGGGTTTTCGTCAGGGCCCTGGGTGATCTCATCCAGCTTGAGGAAGTTGACCACTTTATTAGAAGTGGCTTCCATGCCATCCAGGAGGCACTCTATCATATACCTGACCCTGAGTTCACCTCCCCCAGTCTCCTGATAGTCCCAGTTAGGGTCTGTGTCGGGGACTGCCTGGGCCCCTGGGGGGCGCTCGGGAGAGGGGTTAGCGCAGTGTCTCTGGTCGGCCTGGGCCCTAGCGGCCGTCCAGATGGCTTGTCGCTCTTCTGGGGTGGTGGTGGAACCTAAGACCACATAGATATCTTTCCAAGTTAAGGCGTATGAGCGGGTCAGTTGGGTGAACTGCTTGATGTAATGGGTAGGGTTGGATGAGAATGACCCAAGCTTGGCCTCGATTTGAGACAGGTcttggagggagaaggggacgtgGACCTGTGCCAAGCCCTCGGCTCCAGCTACTTGTCTCAAGAGGGAGTAGGAGGGCCGGGGCACGGGGAAAAGAATCTCGGGATGGCTGTCCCTGGGACCGTGTGTGTGAGCTGACTGGTGATGGGGAGGGTGTTAGGGGAGGTAATGGAGGATAGAGAATGGGAGTAGGAGGGAGGTGTATAGTTTCAGTCGGTTGTGTATCGATTGAGGAAGTGCGGGGAGGTGTTGTTGAGGCAGCTaggggagtgggagtgggggagggagctgCTGGAGTCGGTTGTGTATCAATTGAGGAAGTGTGGGGAGGTGTTGTTGAGGCAGCTAGGGGAGTGGGAGTGTGGGAGGGAGCTGCTGGAGCCAGAGGAGCATGGGGGGGGGGCCGACCAGGTCTTCCGGGGgaatagagaaggcagaggactcACGGCCTGGCGATTCTTTGGGAGGGGGGTCTGGATTTGGGCAGACGTTTAGGAGCCACGGTGGCTCCTAATTTGGGTCGGGGAGCAGGTTGTGCAAAGGGTAGGGCGGGAGCGCAGTGTCCAGAAAGCCTGTACGTAGGGGACCTCGGACCATTTTCCCATTCTCCCGACAGTAATTATCTAGATCACGGAGGACATCAAAGTCTAGTGTCCCTGTGGGGGGCCAATGGGAATCATTGTCTGGGGGTATTGAGGCCAAGCCTCTGAGCACAAAAAAGTGAGCCATTTTGGCCGGGCGTAGCCCGTTAACCTCAGATTTTTTAGGTTGGCTAGCAGGCATTCTAGTGGAGTAGACCAACTGGACTCGGGTTTGGAGGCCGCCGACCCCATGGCGACCACGTGGGGCTAGCCTCTATTTGTCCGGGAGTCCCCGGGCGAACAGAGGCAGCCGGATCGGAggtcgagagagagagagagagagagagagagaccaggggCTAGCCTCTATTGTCCAGGCGTCCCCGGACAAACAGAGGCAGCCAGATCGGAGGTCTCGAGAGAGACCGGGGGTTACTCAGCCGATTAGGACGTCTCCGGCACGAGCTGAGAACCGGGAGGAGGCACAGCTGCCGGATGAGGGCCCGATAAGTGTGCGCCGGTTATCTGGCCCTAGGAAGTGGTCGCCCAGGGTGGCGGGACCCAAAGCCGGAGGGACTTACCCCGTCGTCTGCCGTCCGGGAGGTTGGTCCGTGGCTGAGGCGCGTAGGGCCGCGGCGGTGGAGCTCGAGGGGGCCCGCACGGCGTGAGCCAAATGGAAGAACTCCGCGGCAAGACAAAGAGAGCGCTGCCGGAGTATCAAGAGGCTTTTATTGGGCAATCGCTCCCGGGCAGAGCTCCCAGGCGGGAACAGGGGGAAAGCGGGAGTCTGCAACCtgtgggaagggggtggggggtgggggcgacACCTATATACCCTGGCGGCTGCGGATGTGGCCGGACCTTTCTGTATACGGTTAGGGTCGGGCTCTAAGGTGCTGGTTGGACTTTCTGGTCTCCTGCCAGTTTTTGAATGGCCGGAGTCTTGGCGCCTTTGTGTCCATCAGTCTGCCTGGCAACGGGCCATTGATTGGTGGatgtctgtccctgggacttaTCCAGGATTTTCCGGCTGGCGCTTTCCCGCCTGCAGTCAGCGTGACCTTTCACCTACTCCACTGAATTCCCTACTCAGTGGATTCCACTTCTGGTGGACTCCACACTTCACCAGAAAATTTAACAAAGATATCTGAATATGAAGGAAAACATTCAGGATTACCAATTACTATCTCCATACCATTCCCTTACTACCAggtagagtaaaaaaaaaaatgatattaaaatcaCATAAATGTGCTACAAAATAAACTAGCAATGGAATGACACCACTGAAATTCTTTGTTTTGGTGTGTTATTTTTTGGATATTGAACGCACTGTTCCTGCCAATAACTGGTAATTGAACAATACTAAAACTACGGCAAAGGCGGTCCCTCCCCCAGAACTGAAGTAGTTCCGCGCTGGTGCCCTTTAAGGGGAGAGCCGCCCTCTTTCTGGCGTCATTTCCGCTTCCGGCCGCGAGCAGCCATTTCTACTTCTTCCCTGCGACTTTTCGCGGCGGAAAGTTATTTTCCGACGTCGCCTGTGCTTCTTGAGGAGGGACGATACCGCTGAACCGCAGCTATGGTGAGTGCGTGCGCCTGGTTGAAAAGCCAGGAAGTGGGAGACTCGGGGTTCTCTTCTCTCATTAGCTTGTCGGCTTAGAACATGACGCGGTCTCGCCGGCCCGGCGAGGCGTTCGAGCTCGGACGGCCGAATAGCCCCAAGCACTGTCTTTTCTCCCGGCCCGAGGTTAGAACGCTAGAGATGAGTCCCGGATTCTGTGATGGAGCGTCTATCAGCAGTTAGTGCTCCTGGCCGAAGGCCTCCGGTGAGCGGAGAGGGCATAGCCCGGCCTGGGAGAAAGGGACCAACCCACGTGGGACAGAGTAGAAAGTCGGATGAGAAAATTTGATTTTATtggctttatatttcttttggagGGGTCGCTAGAGGGTGATGTGGAACCCTGGGTTTGAATCAACCTCCTCAGCTCCCCTTTCCCATTGCTGAGGTTCAGGAGAAGGGTATCTGCATGAGTCTGCGCCTAGTGCTTGTCGCAAGTTACGTGTGCCGGGGATTAAAGGGGCCTTTGGCGTTTGGAGGGAACCCCAGCCTGGAATGCAGTAACGAATCCTCCTGCGAGGCGGTAACCTCAGAAATCAAAAGTTCTGGTAGCACCACGTGCGGGGCTCCTCTAAAACTCTTGATGGTCTCTAACTTTTTAATCAGATCGTGTGACTTGGTACCTAGTTTTCGTCGGCACTTAGTAAGGAGGGAAGAGTTTGCAAAAACACTTCGACTTTCATAATGAGGTTTAATCCTTTTAACGGTTCTTGGATCCCAATGGATATCTTCCCTGCTGCCCCACCCCTATTTTGAGCTTGGTATGTTGCTGAGTCTAGAACTTGAACCTTCTAAACTAGTGCTCATCTTTTGGAGTTCCTTGAAAAGTTTTGGAATCAGGTGGTCTCAGTTTAATAATGCATTTAATTGCCTTTACGCCTGGTATGGAGAGAGTGAGCATGCACTATTTGTTGTCAAATCAAAAGTTGCAGGTTTTGGCTGTTTGGTGTATGAGGAGAACAAAGACATAAAGCTACGGGTTAAAGTTGTCTAATAGTAagatttcatttattcagtcatttaattaatccttggaaaaattaaaaggtgAATAAATACACCCTTAAGCAACTTTCAGTTGCTATTTATAAGGTCCGTGGTTTGGTTTTAAAATTGAGTGGaacttttgttgtcattgttgttgacTTTTATTAAACCAATAAAGTGACTCCTCTTTGATCatagttgagttcagttcagtggcatccagctctttgctaccccatggacttgcaacaggtcaggcttccctgtccatcaccaacttccagagcttgctcaaactcttatccatccagttggtgatgccatccaaccatctcatcctctctcgtccccttctcctcctgccttcaatctttcccagcaccagggtcttttccagtgagtcagttcttcgcatcaggtggccaaagtattggagcttcagcattggtccttccagtgaatattcaggaccgatttcctttaggattgactggtttgatctccttgcagtccaagggactctcaagagccttctccaacaccatggttcaaaagcatcgattcctcctggctcaactttctttatggtccaactctcacatccatacatgactactgcagaaaccatagctttaactagacagacctttgttggcaaagtaatgtctctgctttttaatatgctgtctaggttggtcatagcttttcagaatctgcctgcaatgcgggagacctggctttgatccctgggttgggaagattccctggagaggggaaagactacccactccagtattctgacctagagaattccatggactgtatgggatcacaaagagtcgaacacaactgagtgactttcacttcactttcttccaaggagcaagcgtcttttactttcatggctgcagtcaccatctgcagcgattttggagcccaagaaaataaagtctgtcactgttgccattgtttccccatttgtttgccatgaagtgatggggccggatgatCATTGTGGATCTCCTGAAGTCTCCCCCATTTATGCTTTTGATGTTTATTAAGAGATGAGAATCCTAGTTCCCAGAGATGGGTGATCGGAAGCTACAGTAAAATATCTGGCATTTTAAAAGAACTCATGGGTCAAGTTGAAAATAATAAGGGAAATTTGAAAACAGAACGGAACAATAATGGAAATACCAAATATCAGCATATGTACAGAACAACTAAAGTATTGGAACCTAAGATGGGGGGGAGCACTAAAAAGCTAGGAAAAGATCAAAAGGACAAAATAACgtgaaagaaaagcagaaattactgaaatagaaaatatatcttGTAGGGTGGACAAAATCAGAAGAGTATTTGAAAAGTCCCCTCTGATGAGATTAAtcaagaaaataagcaaaaagtTATAAGTAAGGAATAACAAACTTGAAGGAGACATAATCtgcagacttttaaa includes:
- the LOC122423112 gene encoding uncharacterized protein LOC122423112, producing MTRPESPTSTLEPDPNRIQKGPATSAAARVYRCRPHPPPPSHRLQTPAFPLFPPGSSARERLPNKSLLILRQRSLCLAAEFFHLAHAVRAPSSSTAAALRASATDQPPGRQTTGQAIQTVHRSCLSCATISPQGGLRPPQETHQLRGHLPGQDWQITQQVAAALNITWHLHIPYRPQSSGKVERANGVLKAHLAKLASEVRLSWVDLLPLALTRIRTTPHSKTGLTPFELLYGRPYLLTHLPPEKPPPLANYLPLFTRLPALLREHADRVLPQPGEGDGSIRPLSPGDQVLLRTLSPGPLKPRWTGPYTVVLTTPTAAKLSGLQPWYHVTRLKRAPSGLPERDPGLDSGPKASPGHTYQSSLTGPTKLKISQTPFPPVAKE